One Rhinolophus sinicus isolate RSC01 linkage group LG06, ASM3656204v1, whole genome shotgun sequence DNA window includes the following coding sequences:
- the LOC109435468 gene encoding LOW QUALITY PROTEIN: olfactory receptor 9G19 (The sequence of the model RefSeq protein was modified relative to this genomic sequence to represent the inferred CDS: substituted 1 base at 1 genomic stop codon), with translation MARSNHTVTEFILVGFTTDPMMQLVLFVLFLGVYSVTVVGNTVLIMLICKDSRLHTPMXFFIGNLSFLDLWYSSVYTPKILVTCISEDKSISFAGCVAQFFFSAGLAYSECYLLAAMAYDRYVAISNPLLYAQAMSRRLCNCLVIYSYTGGFVNAVILISNTFSLEFCGNNIIDDFFCDVPPLVKLACDVEESYQAVLHFLLASNVVAPSVFILASYLFIIHAIRRIRSPQGRLKAFSTCSSHLMSVTLYYGSILYIYSRPSSSYSLERDKMVSMFYTVLFPMLNPMIYSLRNKDVKEALKKSFRFTLSEV, from the coding sequence ATGGCGAGAAGCAATCACACGGTGACTGAGTTCATCCTCGTGGGTTTCACAACAGACCCCATGATGCAGCTGGTCCTGTTCGTGCTGTTCCTTGGTGTGTACTCTGTGACCGTGGTAGGAAATACCGTCCTCATAATGTTGATCTGTAAGGACTCCCGGCTACACACACCCATGTAGTTTTTCATTGGGAACCTGTCTTTTCTGGATCTCTGGTATTCCTCTGTCTACACCCCAAAGATCCTAGTGACCTGCATCTCTGAAGACAAAAGCATCTCCTTTGCTGGCTGTGTAGCtcagttctttttctctgctGGACTGGCATATAGTGAGTGTTACCTGTTGGCTGCCATGGCTTATGACCGCTATGTGGCCATCTCCAACCCCCTGCTCTATGCTCAGGCCATGTCAAGGAGATTGTGTAACTGTTTGGTGATATATTCCTATACTGGAGGTTTTGTCAACGCTGTCATACTCATCAGCAACACCTTCTCATTGGAGTTTTGTGGTAACAACATCATTGATGACTTTTTCTGTGATGTCCCACCCCTGGTGAAGTTGGCCTGTGACGTGGAGGAGAGCTACCAGGCTGTGCTACACTTCCTCCTGGCCTCCAACGTTGTTGCCCCCTCTGTGTTCATACTCGCCTCCTACCTCTTCATCATCCATGCCATCCGGAGGATCCGCTCCCCCCAGGGTCGCCTCAAGGCCTTCTCCACTTGCTCCTCCCACCTGATGTCTGTCACCTTGTACTACGGCTCCATTCTCTACATCTACTCTCGCCCAAGTTCCAGCTATTCCCTTGAGAGGGACAAAATGGTTTCTATGTTTTACACTGTGCTGTTCCCCATGTTGAACCCCATGATCTACAGTCTGAGGAATAAAGATGTGAAAGAAGCTCTGAAAAAGTCCTTCAGGTTCACATTATCTGAAGTCTAA
- the LOC109435470 gene encoding olfactory receptor 9G19, with product MDEKNFSNVKEFILLGFMADLWLQRVLFFIFLIIYTVSLVGNITLISLICVESRLHTPMYFFIGNLSFLDLWYSSVYAPKILLICISEDKSISFAGCLAQFFFSAGLAYSECYLLAAMAYDRYVAISNPLLYSQVMSSRLCASLVAASYLGGFLNSILITSETFTLSFCGNNVIDDFFCDLPPLVKLACDVKESYQAALYFILASNVVIPTVLIPASYLFIVAAILRIRSTQGRLKAFSTCASHLTAVTLYYGSILFIYSRPSTSYALERDKVVSVFYTVVIPMLNPLIYSLRNKDVKDALRKMVDRAKCS from the coding sequence ATGGACGAGAAAAATTTCAGCAATGTGAAAGAATTCATACTGTTAGGGTTCATGGCAGACTTGTGGTTACAGAGAGTGctctttttcatcttcctcatcATTTATACCGTCAGTCTCGTAGGGAACATCACCCTGATTTCTCTAATCTGTGTTGAATCTCGGCTCCACACACCCATGTATTTCTTCATTGGAAATCTTTCGTTCCTGGACCTCTGGTATTCTTCTGTCTATGCTCCCAAAATTCTTCTGATCTGCATCTCTGAAGACAAAAGCATCTCCTTTGCTGGCTGCCTAGCTCAGTTCTTCTTCTCAGCTGGACTGGCGTATAGTGAGTGTTACCTGTTGGCTGCCATGGCTTATGACCGTTACGTGGCCATCTCCAACCCCCTGCTTTATTCCCAGGTGATGTCCTCAAGGCTGTGTGCCAGTCTTGTAGCAGCTTCCTACCTTGGTGGCTTTCTGAACTCTATCCTCATTACCAGTGAGACATTTACCCTGAGCTTCTGTGGGAATAATGTCATTGACGATTTCTTCTGTGATCTGCCCCCTCTGGTAAAGTTGGCCTGTGATGTGAAGGAGAGCTACCAAGCCGCGCTCTATTTCATTCTTGCCTCCAACGTCGTTATTCCCACCGTGCTTATCCCTGCCTCCTACCTCTTCATCGTGGCTGCTATCTTGAGGATCCGCTCCACCCAAGGTCGCCTGAAGGCCTTCTCCACTTGTGCCTCTCACCTGACAGCTGTCACCTTGTACTATGGTTCAATTCTCTTCATTTACTCCCGACCAAGTACTAGCTACGCCCTGGAAAGGGATAAAGTGGTATCTGTGTTCTATACTGTGGTGATTCCAATGTTGAATCCTTTGATCTATAGCTTAAGAAATAAAGATGTTAAAGACGCCCTGAGGAAAATGGTAGACAGGGCAAAGTGTTCCTAA
- the LOC109435471 gene encoding olfactory receptor 5G9 — translation MANENYSRVTEFVFTGLNYNPQLQVFLFLLFLSFYIINLMGNLGMIILIRIDSRLHTPMYFFLSHLSFVDVSFSSIMSPKMLTDFFVKRKTISFLGCALQQWFFGFFVAAECFLLVSMAYDRYVAICNPLLYSVAMSQRLCIQLVAGPYVIGFMNTITHTTNTFRLPFCGPNVIDHFFCDMFPLLSLICADTGLNKLVVFVVAGAVGVSSGLSILVSYIYILMAILRIPSADGRRKAFSTCSSHLTAVSILYGTLFFIYVRPSASMSPDLNKVVSVFYTAVIPMLNPLIYSLRNKEVKDAIHRTVAKRNF, via the coding sequence ATGGCCAATGAAAACTATTCCAGGGTCACGGAGTTCGTTTTCACAGGTTTGAATTACAACCCCCAATTACAGGtcttccttttcctgctttttctcaGTTTCTACATCATCAACCTAATGGGGAACTTGGGTATGATTATTCTGATACGGATCGATTCCCGCCTTCACACACCTATGTACTTTTTCCTCAGCCACTTGTCCTTTGTGGACGTCAGCTTCTCCTCCATTATGAGCCCCAAGATGCTCACTGACTTCTTTGTAAAGAGGAAAACCATCTCTTTCTTGGGCTGTGCTTTGCAGCAGTGGTTCTTTGGGTTCTTTGTGGCGGCAGAGTGTTTTCTCTTGGTGTCCATGGCCTATGACCGCTATGTAGCCATTTGTAACCCATTATTGTATTCAGTTGCCATGTCCCAGAGACTCTGTATCCAGCTGGTGGCCGGTCCCTATGTCATCGGGTTCATGAACACCATAACTCATACAACCAATACATTTCGTCTCCCTTTTTGTGGCCCCAATGTCATCGATCATTTTTTCTGTGATATGTTCCCCCTGCTTTCCCTTATATGTGCGGACACTGGGCTCAATAAGTTGGTAGTTTTCGTCGTGGCTGGAGCTGTAGGAGTTTCCAGTGGTCTGTCCATCCTGGTCTCCTACATTTACATCCTTATGGCCATCCTGAGGATCCCCTCAGCCGATGGGAGGCGCAAAGCCTTCTCCACCTGCTCTTCTCACCTGACAGCCGTCTCCATCCTGTATGGTACTCTTTTCTTTATCTATGTACGACCTAGTGCAAGTATGTCCCCCGATCTCAATAAAGTGGTATCCGTGTTTTACACAGCAGTGATCCCTATGTTGAACCCACTTATCTACAGCTTGAGGAACAAGGAGGTCAAAGATGCCATCCACAGAACGGTGGCTAAGAGAAATTTCTGA